The DNA segment ACGGGCGAGCTTGACGGTACGCGGATCGAAGTTCTCGCCGGGGCGCCAGCTCAGTTCGCCAATCAGCGAAGCCTCCCTGATGCGCGCGAGGCGTTCGGTGTCGATGGAGGGGTTCTCCAGGAAATTGGGGTCGTTGCCGCGCGGCGCGTTGGGTGGCCCCTCGCAGGCATAGGGGGAATTCTCCGGGTGCATCATGGCTTCGATCGCTTCGGGATCGGAGCGGATGCCGAGCCACTCGCAGATCTGCGGCAGGTAGATTTCGAGGTTCGCCAGCATCGCCTCGCCCTTCAGCCGCATGGACTGGCCAAGGGGCAGCGGCTCGGTGAGCGTGACCGAAAGCTCGTGGCTGACACGCCAGATGCGCTCGGGGTCGAACAGCGCGTTGTTCGCCATCCGCGCGATCTGCTCATGCGCCGCGCGCAGGCTCAGCACGCTGGCGGCGGTGCTGCGCGGGTGGCGGACGAGGTGCAGATAGTTGGCATCGGGGAACTGCTTCAATGCCCGCTCAAGAAACTCGGCGCGGAACAGCGTGCTGGGGCTCTTGTCGATCAGGATCCGGGGGCCGACCAGTTCCTGAATATGGTCGAATACCTTGCGTATCGGCCAGTCCGTGCGGGCGAGGATCCATTCCTGGGCGCGGGCGACGGTCTCCTCGTTCTGCACCCCATCGTGGAGCTGGGCGAGGGTGCGCAACAGGCCGTGGCGGCCGAACGACTTCATGAAGGTGCCGAACCCCGTCCACACCTCGCCCAGCGTATCGCCAAGAAAAAGGTTCAGCTCCGGCAGTCCGTAGCACTGGGGGTGCTGGCCGAGAATGCCGCATACGATCGAGGAGTAGGAGCGCGGCGGGCACAGGATGAACAGCGGCTCGGGATATGCGACCTGTCGTTCGGTCCTTGCATCCGCCTTGATCGCCGTCTCAAGCATACGCGTCGTCCTCTCCCGGTCCCGGTGCCCCTCTCGAGCCCGGATCACCATGCAAGATTAGTAGCCAAGTTTCATGCCGCAGGATGAAACCGTCGCGCTGAGCGGGACGATCTTTCCGTCCGGCCGGGACCATTCCATCGGGCGCGGCGTCCAGTCAAAGGGGCGCAGTCCGGGATGGTCCATGAATGCGGGGTCGTTGCCATAGGGCGCAT comes from the Ancylobacter pratisalsi genome and includes:
- a CDS encoding sulfotransferase family protein, coding for MLETAIKADARTERQVAYPEPLFILCPPRSYSSIVCGILGQHPQCYGLPELNLFLGDTLGEVWTGFGTFMKSFGRHGLLRTLAQLHDGVQNEETVARAQEWILARTDWPIRKVFDHIQELVGPRILIDKSPSTLFRAEFLERALKQFPDANYLHLVRHPRSTAASVLSLRAAHEQIARMANNALFDPERIWRVSHELSVTLTEPLPLGQSMRLKGEAMLANLEIYLPQICEWLGIRSDPEAIEAMMHPENSPYACEGPPNAPRGNDPNFLENPSIDTERLARIREASLIGELSWRPGENFDPRTVKLARQLGYS